A region from the Musa acuminata AAA Group cultivar baxijiao chromosome BXJ1-10, Cavendish_Baxijiao_AAA, whole genome shotgun sequence genome encodes:
- the LOC135595524 gene encoding U-box domain-containing protein 4-like codes for MEAESPSSYRYMGRSYSDSGDSSGAFSDCNSDHSGEFPSSGSPTSSTSSSGGGLHRLLISCAADYSDEVVRGLISEIESPSVTVESQRRAAMELRLLAKHSSENRLRIAAAGAVGPLVALLSHPDPQLQEHGVTAILNLSLCDENKAPIAAAGAIRPLIRILRTGTPAARENAACALLRLAQLDDLRAAIGRSGAIPPLVALLEFGGPRGKKDAATALFTLLASRENKARAVEAGIVRPLLDLMADPESGMVDKAAYVLHAVVEVAEGRAAAVDEDGIPVLVEMVERGTPRQKETAVRSLLEICKDSAVYRKMVAHEGAIPPLVDLSQSGTKKAKEKAESLLELLRQPRTTGNSHR; via the coding sequence ATGGAGGCGGAGAGCCCGTCGAGCTATCGGTACATGGGGCGGAGCTACAGCGACAGCGGCGACTCCTCCGGCGCCTTCAGCGACTGCAACAGCGACCATTCCGGCGAGTTTCCCTCCTCCGGATCGCCCACCTCGTCGACTTCTTCCTCTGGCGGCGGACTCCACCGGCTTCTCATCTCCTGCGCCGCTGATTACTCGGACGAGGTGGTGCGCGGGCTCATCTCTGAAATCGAGTCCCCTTCCGTCACCGTGGAGTCGCAGCGCCGCGCCGCCATGGAGCTCCGCCTCCTCGCGAAGCACAGCTCGGAGAACCGGCTGCGCATCGCGGCTGCCGGCGCCGTCGGGCCCCTCGTCGCGCTGCTCTCCCACCCGGACCCCCAGCTGCAGGAGCACGGCGTCACCGCCATCCTGAACCTCTCCCTATGCGACGAGAACAAAGCCCCGATCGCGGCCGCCGGCGCCATCCGACCGCTCATCCGCATCCTACGAACCGGCACCCCCGCTGCCCGGGAGAACGCCGCCTGCGCCCTCCTCCGCCTCGCCCAGCTCGACGACCTCCGGGCTGCCATCGGCCGCTCCGGCGCCATCCCTCCCCTGGTGGCCCTCCTCGAGTTTGGCGGCCCCCGCGGGAAGAAGGACGCCGCCACCGCCCTCTTCACCCTGCTCGCCTCCCGCGAGAACAAGGCCCGGGCCGTCGAGGCCGGAATCGTGCGGCCGCTCCTGGACCTGATGGCCGACCCGGAGTCCGGCATGGTGGACAAGGCCGCGTACGTGCTGCACGCGGTGGTGGAGGTGGCGGAGGGGCGGGCGGCGGCGGTGGACGAGGACGGCATCCCGGTTCTGGTGGAGATGGTGGAGAGGGGCACCCCGCGGCAGAAGGAGACGGCCGTCCGCTCCCTCCTCGAGATCTGCAAGGATAGCGCCGTCTACCGCAAGATGGTCGCCCACGAGGGCGCCATCCCCCCTCTCGTCGACCTCTCCCAGTCCGGCACCAAGAAGG